Sequence from the Maribacter aquivivus genome:
ACATTGGATTCCTGAGACTGGCGGAAAATTAAATGGGACTTTAAAAGTACAACATGTATCTACTTCTGGCGATGCAAGAGTTGCGGCTTCTTATGCTGTTGTAGTAGGGCAAATACATAGTGATGAGGGACACGAAAATGAACCAATAAAAATTTTCTACAAGAAATTTCCTGGACATACAAAAGGTTCTGTTTTCTGGAATTATGAGATTAACACTGCCGGTGATAATTCAAAAAGATGGGATTACTCTTCGGCTGTTTGGGGCAATGACATGTCAGTTGTGGGATCGGACGCAACAACCCCGCCCGCAGAACCAGAAAATGGTATTGAATTAGGTGAAGAGTTTAGCTATGAAATAAATGTTTACAAAGGCATTATGTACCTGACTTTTGAAAGCGATGGACATGAAACCGTAAAATTCACTAAGAATCTACTAGCGTCTGAATTCACCAAAACGTTACCAGAACAGATTAAAACATTATACGCCTCTATTGGTCGTGATGGTTTAGAACGCGAAAATGCATACGCTGGTGAAATTCAGTATTTTAAACAAGGTGCATACAACCAAACCAATGGTAAGTCTCCTGAAGATAATATTGTTTGGAGTACAGGTGCAGACACCTATGATGGCGATATTGCAAAACAATATGCAAATGGCGATTATACTGAAGTATGGTTTAGAGAAGCAAGTGTAGGTGCAGGTACTGAACCAAGTGAAGAATAACATTCAGTTTTCTTATTGGGTTATGATTTGAAGTTTATTTATGTTGAAACAAATCACTCTTTATTTAACCAAATAGACTTCTAATTACTGAAAGGTTTTCCAGTAATTGAATTTATCAAATTGATGATTTGTAAAGTAGATAATTATCGATTCGTAATTTAAACAACCCTTTTTATGTTAAATATTTGCTAGTCTTACAAATATCCTTATTTTTGGTAAACCAATTTGGTTAACCAATTTCAACTAATGAGACGATACCACCTTCTATTCTTATCTGTTTTTATATGCCTTGCATATTCCTTTACCACACCACAAAAAACTCATACTGTAAAAAATGTAGCAGAGTTTACAGCTATACTTCAAAAAGTGCAGCCTGGTGACAGCATCGTTCTTGCCAATGGTGTTTGGATGGATTCTGAACTTCTGTTTGAAGCGAATGGCACTGCAGAAAAACCAATTACACTTATAGCGGAAGAAAAAGGAAAAGTGATTTTATCTGGTGCATCTAATTTAAGAATTGCTGGTGATCATTTAATTGTAAAAGGTCTTGTATTCAAAAATGGTTTTACGCCTACCAACGCTGTTATTTCGTTCAGAAAAAGTAGAGAACAAATGGCTAATAACTCTCGCCTGACCGAATGTGTAATTGATAACTTTAATAACCCTGAGCGTCAAGTTCAAGATTATTGGATTACCATCTACGGAAAAAATAACCGAATTGACCATAATCATATTGCAGGTAAAAAGAATTTAGGTGTTACCATGATTGTTGGCTTAGATACTGAAGACAGTAGAGCGAACAATCACCAAATAGATCATAACTATTTTGGACCACGCCCTACCTACGGAAACAATGGAGGAGAAACCTTAAGAATAGGAACTAGCCACCATGCATTAGAAAAATCCAACACCTTGGTTGAATCTAACTATTTTGATAGAACTAACGGTGAGCACGAAATCATCTCTAATAAATCTTGTAATAACACTTTTAAGTACAATACATTTTTTGAATGCACTGGTACTTTAACCATGCGCCATGGTAACGAAACATTGGTAGATGGTAATGTGTTTATAGGCAACAATAAACCAAGTACTGGTGGAGTTCGTGTCATCAATGAAACACAAACAGTAATTAACAACTACCATGTTGGTTTAACAGGATATCGTTTTAGAGGTGCCTTTGTAATGATGAACGGTGTACCAAATTCACCACCAAACAGATATGTGCCGGTGATAGATTCTAAAGTAAACAACAACACTTTTGTAAACTGTGACAACATACTTTTTGGTGCAGGTAGCGATGCAGAAAGAAGTCAGGCACCACGTACTTCTGAGTTTTCAGAGAATATCATATATAACGACACCAAAAAAGATGTTTTCACTATTGACGATGATATTAGCGGTATAACATTTAAGAATAACATTCTAGGTGAAAATTCTGAAACTACTATTGAAGAAGGTTTTAAGAATGCCAAAATTAAATTGGTCAATGACAAAAACGGTTTCCCAATTCCTACTTCTAATAAGATAAAAACTAAAGTTGTAATTAGCCCGAATATTGCAACTAAAGAAAATACAGGGGCATCTTGGTATTCAAAAGCAGATAATACTGTTGCATTAAACTCTGGTAACACTATCAATGTAGCCGCAGGTATTAATACGTTGTACGATAAAGTAAAAGAAACGAAAGCAGGTGATATTATTATTCTTGAAGAAGGTGGCACCTACTTATTGACCAAGGCGGTAAAAATCAACCATCCACTTACCTTTAAAACACTTGGCAAAGAAAAAGCTACAATCTTATTTGAAAGAATGATGGCTTTTGAAATTGAAAATGGCGGTAGTCTTTCTTTAGAAAATATCACTTTTGACGGTACCAAATCCCCAGACTACGCAGGCAACTCGGTTATTAGTACTAGCAAAAAATCAATGATCGATAATTATAAATTATTCATTGATAGATGTGAGTTTAAAGATATGGTGGTAAATCATTCTTTTGATGTTCTACGTGTTTCAAAAGGGACTTTTGCCGACACTATTAGTATTCAAAACTCTAGCTTCAAAAACATCTCCGGTAGCATTGCAGCCTTAGACAAAGAAACTGATGACATTGGTGCTTACAATGTAGAATACTTTATAATGAAAAACAATGCCATCAATGATTTACAAGGTGCTGCATTAAGATTGTATAGAGGTGGCAAAGATGAAAGTACCTTTGGACCATTTTTAGAAATGGAGCATAATGTATTTGACCATGTTGGCTATGGTTCTAAAAATAAATATGATGCTACCGTTTCTTTATACGGCGTTCAAGAAACAGCTATTAAAAACAATATTTTCAAAGATAGTAAGGCCATTAACATGCACCTGGTAGTAGGTGAGCCAATTGTTAAAGTTCTAAATAACGCTTTAAGTAATTCAGAAAAACTTATGGTTACTGGCGATCAGAAATACCAAGTGGAAAACCAATGGGAACTTGACCCTGAATTTTCTAAAGACACCAACTATTCATTACCTTCAGATTCTCCATTAAAAGGAAAAGGTACTGACGGTACAGACTTAGGCCTACTAAAAAACGAATAACAAACATGATCAAATACTTAAAAACAGTACACGTTTTTATTTGCGCTATTTTAATAACGTTAAGCGCAGCTGCACAAGAACACCCTAGCCTTATTCTCACCAAAGAAGGGGTTGAAAAAATTAGAGCAGAATTAGGTTCTGTACCTTTATTTGATGCCTCGTTAAAAAAGTTAAAAGCAGAGATTGATGCTGAAATTGCTTTGGGTATTGACACACCTATACCAAAAGATTATTCTGGTGGCTATACGCATGTTCGTCATAAACGCAACATGATCGTAATGCAACAGGCTGGTGTTTTATATCAAATATTAGACGATGAAAAGTATGCGAAGTATGTAAAAGACATGCTTATGCAATACGAAGGAATTTATAAAACATTACCTCTGCACCCAAAAACAAGATCTTATGCTCGAGGCAAATTGTTTTGGCAATGTTTAAACGATTCTAACTGGTTGGTTTACGTGAGCCAGGCTTACGATTGTGTGTATAATTACCTAAGTGCAGCCGAAAGAAAAAAGCTAGAAAAAAATCTTTTTAGACCATTCGCAGATCACATTTCAGTTGATAGTCCGCAATTCTACCAAAGAGTACACAACCATAGCACATGGGGTAATGCAGCTGTTGGAATGATCGGTTTAGTAATGAATGACAAAGAATTAATTGATCGCGCTTTATACGGTATTCCAGATTTAGAGATGGATAAAACTGCAAAAGACGATGACGGCGGATTTATTAATAAAGAAGGTAAAGCCGGATTTTTAGCAAACATAGAAGAACCTTTTTCTCCTGATGGGTATTATAATGAAGGTCCATACTACCAGCGTTATGCGATGTATCCATTCTTGATTTTTGCGGAAGGATTACACAATGTAAAACCAGAATTGAAAATTTTTGAATATAAAGACGGAGTACTTTTAAAATCAATCAATGCCCTTTTAAATTTATCTGATGCAGATGGAGATTTCTTTCCCCTAAACGATGGTCAAAAAGGAATGTCTTATTACAATGATGCTTTGGTTACCGCTGTAGATATTTCTTATTATTTCGGAAACCAAGACCCCGGATTGCTAAGTATCGCAGAAAAGCAAAATAAAGTATTGTTAGACGATTCTGGATTGGCAGTTGCCCTTGGAGTGAAAAATGGAAAAGCAAAACCTTTTGATAAAAAATCAATTAATTTATCTGACGGACCTAACGGAAAACAAGGTGGTGTCGGTATTTTACGAAGCGATGATTTAGAACTTGTTTTTAAATATGCCGCACAAGGGTCAAGTCATGGTCACTATGATAAATTATCATACTCCTTCTACGAAAATGGCAATGAAGTACTGCAAGATTACGGATTAGCTCGTTTTGTAAATATTGAACAAAAAGGAGGCGGTAATTATTTAAAGGAAAATAAAACTTGGGCGAAACAAACGATAGCCCACAATACCCTTGTGCAGAACGAGAAATCTCACTACCAAGGCAAATTTGATATTGGTAGCAAACACCATCCAAATCTGTATCTTTTTGATGATTCTAATGCCGATGTTCAAATAGTAAGTGCAATAGAAACTAATGCCTATCCTGGAACAAAGATGCACAGAACAATGGCTATTATTAAAGATGATGCATTTGAAAAGCCTTTCATGCTTGATATTTTAAGCGTTAAGTCTGAT
This genomic interval carries:
- a CDS encoding polysaccharide lyase family 7 protein yields the protein MKKSLVTIIALVALFACKDNSKKSSTTNEESTIDSIIAVKYPSDVIPFMAQWKILLGDGTYEDNLKDYAKDDFFYVANDGKTDWVVYKTPNSGITSRTSSNTRTELGQKAHWIPETGGKLNGTLKVQHVSTSGDARVAASYAVVVGQIHSDEGHENEPIKIFYKKFPGHTKGSVFWNYEINTAGDNSKRWDYSSAVWGNDMSVVGSDATTPPAEPENGIELGEEFSYEINVYKGIMYLTFESDGHETVKFTKNLLASEFTKTLPEQIKTLYASIGRDGLERENAYAGEIQYFKQGAYNQTNGKSPEDNIVWSTGADTYDGDIAKQYANGDYTEVWFREASVGAGTEPSEE
- a CDS encoding chondroitinase-B domain-containing protein — encoded protein: MRRYHLLFLSVFICLAYSFTTPQKTHTVKNVAEFTAILQKVQPGDSIVLANGVWMDSELLFEANGTAEKPITLIAEEKGKVILSGASNLRIAGDHLIVKGLVFKNGFTPTNAVISFRKSREQMANNSRLTECVIDNFNNPERQVQDYWITIYGKNNRIDHNHIAGKKNLGVTMIVGLDTEDSRANNHQIDHNYFGPRPTYGNNGGETLRIGTSHHALEKSNTLVESNYFDRTNGEHEIISNKSCNNTFKYNTFFECTGTLTMRHGNETLVDGNVFIGNNKPSTGGVRVINETQTVINNYHVGLTGYRFRGAFVMMNGVPNSPPNRYVPVIDSKVNNNTFVNCDNILFGAGSDAERSQAPRTSEFSENIIYNDTKKDVFTIDDDISGITFKNNILGENSETTIEEGFKNAKIKLVNDKNGFPIPTSNKIKTKVVISPNIATKENTGASWYSKADNTVALNSGNTINVAAGINTLYDKVKETKAGDIIILEEGGTYLLTKAVKINHPLTFKTLGKEKATILFERMMAFEIENGGSLSLENITFDGTKSPDYAGNSVISTSKKSMIDNYKLFIDRCEFKDMVVNHSFDVLRVSKGTFADTISIQNSSFKNISGSIAALDKETDDIGAYNVEYFIMKNNAINDLQGAALRLYRGGKDESTFGPFLEMEHNVFDHVGYGSKNKYDATVSLYGVQETAIKNNIFKDSKAINMHLVVGEPIVKVLNNALSNSEKLMVTGDQKYQVENQWELDPEFSKDTNYSLPSDSPLKGKGTDGTDLGLLKNE
- a CDS encoding alginate lyase family protein, whose product is MIKYLKTVHVFICAILITLSAAAQEHPSLILTKEGVEKIRAELGSVPLFDASLKKLKAEIDAEIALGIDTPIPKDYSGGYTHVRHKRNMIVMQQAGVLYQILDDEKYAKYVKDMLMQYEGIYKTLPLHPKTRSYARGKLFWQCLNDSNWLVYVSQAYDCVYNYLSAAERKKLEKNLFRPFADHISVDSPQFYQRVHNHSTWGNAAVGMIGLVMNDKELIDRALYGIPDLEMDKTAKDDDGGFINKEGKAGFLANIEEPFSPDGYYNEGPYYQRYAMYPFLIFAEGLHNVKPELKIFEYKDGVLLKSINALLNLSDADGDFFPLNDGQKGMSYYNDALVTAVDISYYFGNQDPGLLSIAEKQNKVLLDDSGLAVALGVKNGKAKPFDKKSINLSDGPNGKQGGVGILRSDDLELVFKYAAQGSSHGHYDKLSYSFYENGNEVLQDYGLARFVNIEQKGGGNYLKENKTWAKQTIAHNTLVQNEKSHYQGKFDIGSKHHPNLYLFDDSNADVQIVSAIETNAYPGTKMHRTMAIIKDDAFEKPFMLDILSVKSDSTNQYDLPFYFMGQVLNTNFEYEVPKTLEPLGSDNGYQHLWSEGCGSTTEENTKLSWLDKGKFYTLTSATSKEDELRFVRIGANDPLFNLRREAGFIIRRKDTQNTLFVSAIEAHGSYSPVSESAVNSNSSISALKIVLDTADYTAISITTVKGTTKLFIIANTNASKEATHTLKINDKNYEWSGSYYFK